The Spinacia oleracea cultivar Varoflay chromosome 2, BTI_SOV_V1, whole genome shotgun sequence DNA segment GGGAGATGTGGTAAAAGAACATGGTGAATGTGTAAGATGAAATGAGCTATAGTTAGCATGCTGAGATTGTGCTCTTTACCAGAAAAGCAGAGGTCTTCAGAACAGAAAGTAATGTACTAATTAGGAGGGAACTGTTTCAAAAATCAGACATTTTACTCTTTAAATTCAAATTTTTTGCCAATTAAAAGGTAACATATAATTTCTTGATCTTgtttacttttcttttttttaagttCTTTCTAAATTACCCTTGTTAAATCATCTGTTACTttcaaaaaacttcaaaaatttcgcaactttaaccttttttttCATACCCTTCACTTGAATTCGGCCTATTTTTAACCAATGACAATGACACAAGATTACTCCTTTTCCTATGCTTTTGTGTTGCTtacaaaagagttgtagttGAAGTACTAAAATTTGAATTTCATCTGAGTTATTTTTGCAGCTTTcctttttttgtcattttttggATTTATTGTTTACACAAAAATGTCTACTGGGGACTGCAGGTTAAGGTTAATAAATTTTTGTTTCCAAGGAAGTATAACAGAAGAAATCATGGGGAGTTCAGTAACAGATGAGAGTCATGATTTGGGTTATGAAGCTTCATCATCATCTTTCGATCCCAACGATCAATCGACGAATTCTCCAATGAGCACTGCCTCTTTTAATTACTGCAGAACTAGTTCAGAGATGTCAACTGATAGCTGCTCTGAGGCTGCGTCCCCGGTTAGGTGGAACCCGCCGAGGGCCGCTACCCCTCCTATGGCTTCACCTTCTAGGCTTGGAATGAAGAAGTACATGTATAGCATTGATTCAGGGCTTGATGAATTGGAGATAATAGATTTAGGTATGTTTCTCAGGTCTTATCATCAAATGAAATTATGTTGTTGTTTATAATAATTTCGAGTTTTTCATTTACTCGGAATACTCCTAACTTTAGGGATATCTTCTCGAAACAGTCTTGAACTTATTTGTCTTAATTTACCAAAGTTGAAAATGTTAAAATATATCAGAAGATTTCGCCAATGTTAAAGTGGAAAGTTGAGATATTTTGTATGATTTTATTTTCCTCATAAGAAGCTTATAtgagattttctttaattttgtgCAAATTTAAAGAGCTTGAGATTATGAAAGAAAGATTTTCAAAGCTTCTgctgggtgaagacatgtcaggaGGCGGGAAAGGTGTATGTACTGCGGTCACAATCTCTAATGCTATTACTAATCTCTATGGTATTTTCCTCAAAAACCTGTAAAATCCTAACTATATTTGCAAAATTATTTTGATAATTGATTTATGAAACAATGCAGCTACAATATTTGGCAACGCTTTGAAGTTGGAACCTATGAAACCGGAGAAGAAGATGATGTGGAAAAAAGAAATGGATTGTCTTCTCTCAGTTTGTGATTACATTGTGGAGTTTGTTCCTGAAGATGGACAAGATCTCGAGGCAAGTGAGTTACGGAGTTGTACATTACATTTCATACATTATGACAGGAAAACTAAAATTTCATTACATATTAAAATTTTGCAGGTAATGTGTACGAGGCCAAGAACAGATATTCAAATGAACTTACCTGCACTGAGGAAACTTGATGGAATGCTCATGGTAAGATAACATATGCTTCCATCACCATTTTCATTAGTATACGAAAGAGAAAAGGTAACTCAGTATTTGCTTTATCTCAGGACATTCTGGACAGTTTCGAGGAGAAAGAATTCTGGTATGCTGAACAAGGCAATGCAACTGTGAATTCATCGAGAACAACCTCATTTAGGAAGGTTGTAACACGGAAAGATGAGAAATGGTGGCTGCCGATCCCCTGTATCCCACCGGGTGGTCTCCCTGAAAATGGCAGGAAACATTTAAAACATCAGCGTGATTGTGCAAATCAGATTCACAAAGCTGCCATGGCCATTAACAGTAATACTCTCAATGAGATGGAAGTACCAGAATCTTACATTATAGGCCTTCCAAAGGTACTTTCACTTACATTACAAGAAGCTTGAGTTAGCAGTGAAACATAGCAGTGAATTTCTGACAGTAATTTTACTGTTTTCGCTGATGGTAAACCGTTTATTGTCTGATTTGTATCAGAGTGGAAAATCTTGCCTAGGAGATGCAATATACAAATACATGTACAACGCAGAGTATTTCTCCCCTGACCACCTCCTTGATACATTGAAGATAAACTCGGAACATGAAGCACTTGACCTTGCTGATAGAGTAGAAGCTTCCATGTACACATGGAAGCGCAAATCTGGAATAACACATTCGAGATCTTGGAATGTGATGAAGGATTACAAGTCGTCAGAGCCAGATAGGAATGACAAGAATCACGTACTTGCAGAAAGAGCTGAAAGTTTGCTGTTTTTCTTGAAGCATAGGTTCCCTGGACTATCACAGACAACATTAGACACATGCAAAATTCAATACAATAGGGTAAGTAATTTTACTATAAAAACTTGGTAATATAGGGAACAAATATTCCTAAAAGATGGTGAATAACTCTTTTGTAGGACGTTGGGCAAGCAATCTTAGAAAGCTACTCAAGGGTTCTGGAAGGTTTCGCGTTCAATGTTGCTGCTTGGGTTGATGATGTACTCTCTGCAGACAGGTTGATGAAAAACCAAGAACAGTAAGAGAACATAAAAGACTTATCTGAAGACCAAGAATCTCCGCCTTTTTTGCATCTTCACAGTACGCTAAACTCTCATCACAGAGAACACAACAAGGCCAAGAAATGAACACAGTTTTCATATGTGATGAGCGTCAAAATTAGCACAAAAGGTCTTTGCCGTTTAAGTCAATTTATTCATCAATGTAAAATTGTGCAGCAAGAACTGCTATAGCCTAGTATGATGTTCAACTGTGCAGCAAAAACTGCTATGGCGGAGTTATGTTCACAGATGTAGCTTATGATTTTCAAGTTGCAAGTTGTGCATAAGTTAAACCATGCAACTTATAGATGATACAATCAAAGTCCAAATGCACAAATGATCAATTGGAGAAAAGGATGTGCAGAGTTTTACATTCTGTTCAACTCGGTAGTGAAGACAAtttaagttcaattttcaaaCCCCAAGTCTTGTACAATACTCAATTTGGTTCTAGTACGAACCCATTAAGATAATCTGGCTCATTTCCAGACAATGATCATGGAACATGAAGCATCAAAATTACTTCAAGAGAACAAATTCCACCCTTTTATCATTACAGCCATCAGAAAATATCTaagaatatacttcgtatttgttTAAGGTGAAAGACTATTACACCCTTTCATTAATTTGCAAACAacataaatttcttaaaatttTAAGACATTTGATACAACAATAAGTCGAAATTACAAGATAAAATAACCAAAGAATTCCTCTAAAATGCAAGATTCATTAAAATCTCCCCCAATTCCTTTCTGTTTTACATACTCCGTAATACCCAAACCCCATAAAATTTCCGGAGAAATAACAACATGGGTCACcctaaattcaacaaatttaTACAAAAAACGCAGAATAATAAAGAATGGCAAACCCTAGAGTTGAGGATCAAACATCAGTAAGAGAACCCCTGGTGAGAAGCCTGGAATTGGGGAATGGTTTAAGAGTAGGAGGAGATGAAGCAACGGACTTGAAAGCGTCAACTTTTGATTTGCATTTGATGTTATCACCATTGTTGTCTTCCAAGCACTTCCTTAAAGCTTCAGCATCTGTTAGTGAAGATGGTTTCTTTGCCTCTTTGGGAATTCTCCCTTTTGCATTTCCAGAACCACAACTCATTTTTTTTGATGAATTTGTAAactacggagggagtactaactCAACTACTAACTCGAGAGTCGTGACTCGTGagtcatcatcaattcatcttTCACAATCTTTAAAATATTATATATAATTTAAAGGTCGATTTATTAACAATAACGTCAGGATGGCCGAGTGGTCTAAGGCGCCAGACTCAAGTTCTGGTCTTCGTAAGAGGGCGTGGGTTCAAATCCCACTTCTGACatatttttaagtttttttcCCTTCTTTTTCCAATTCTCATATTAACttgttttttgtttctttctttttcccaaTTCtcatattaacttttttttgtttttttttcttcaattctCATATTAACTTGTTATATTAACTTGTTACTACATATTTTCTGATGCTTTTAAATAACCAACCAACTcatgaaaataattttgaagactatccaacataaataatacggagtacgtTGCACTTCATTCGTTTTTTAATCCGTATTAATTACAACTAGTATTTTGACCCGTGCATGCACGAGAGCATCCTATTTATAAAGTGTGAAAATCTTATATCGTTCGAGATACAATTTTTAGGTatcataaaatatattttgtggTACATTCATAAATATTTGGTCAATGTAAGATACAAATaaatagaaatattttatgtttatcACTGTACTCTCTTTCTACTTAATTTAAGGTTTAAAATCAAACTACACAAAATTCAGGAGTAACAATCAACAAACCGTGataatgtgatatataataTAATTTCTTCTAAAATAGCAAAGAGTGAGAAATGATTATATATTGATTAAACTAatataaataaatgaaaaagaaaaaaaaattaaggcgTAGTCATAGAAAaagtaaaaatacataaaatgaAAGCATATTACCTTTGAAAATGTATGTTGATATAGTTGATTGTGTGAATGATATAACGACAAATGATTGGTAATCATATTTGTTTTTAAGCGGGGTACGGGAGATGAGAAGTTGATGGTTTATTAGAAAAAATACTTAGTTTTCTTGTAATCTTACTATTTTTGAAGTTAAGAATTTAAAAAGATTATTAAtttatacggatttttcatgaaatacccttgagtttttgaaaaattcaccaaatgcccctcgactttcagaaattcaccaaatgccctccGCTTTTTAACAAATACACTAGATAcccttatttataaacttaatacACAAGATGCCCTTAATGACGGTTTTCCGTTAGCTCTGTTAACTTTTccgttaacttttttttaactaaactaattaactcctaattaacctaaattactatttaaaaaaaaatcaattgccAACCCACCACTGACCTTCCTCCTATCTCGCACCTTTCATCTTCCCTTTCTCCTTCTTCCATGGATGCCTAATCTCTACCACACCATCGATCCATATGCTTACTGCCGTCTCCTACCTCGTATGTGTCGGCCTCTGCTACTTCTCAGATTTCCCTAGCTTCCTCTCCTCTCTCCATTACCAattcgaaaatcaaaattaaataaaacccTCATAATACGGAGAAAGAACCAAAGTTATGGAAATTAAATCAACCATAATTGCAATTGGAGAGGAGGAGTGCAGTTGGGCTGCTTCAACTAATAGAGCTCCAATCTTTCTGACTTGAAAACCAGATGACAAAGGCTTCAATAATTCAACcacaaaaacattaattaagcCCACCATTAATCTGCCCCCTAATttatcattttctctctcctcaaaatggGTAAATCACTGCCTTCAACAccaagtgtaaagaactttgcTCGAATCATCTCATCAGAAAGAATCACCCCTCAAAACAAATTCAAACCCACGTCATCAAACAACAAAGCTTCTGTCTCAGTTGTACAGTCAGCAGCTACGCAACCCCGAGTGGACTCGGCGCAAATCGGGTCGATGATGGACAACACAAGCACAGAGAGTCGGTTCGGGTGCCCTTGTCGGAAGTGGTCATGGATTATGCAAGGCGGTGGTTTCAAGACACCAGACCTTTGGGCCAAAAAATGAGATGTTTACTTAACGAGCTAATGTTAGAGAAAGATAAGAGGAGAGAGGGATAGGGGTAGTgaaggggaggagagagaaaggggatgaccATGGCTGCCATGGTAGAAAGAAAGATGAAGAGAGAAAAGCACAAGGggaaaaataaaggaaaataaagtttttaattttattttctattttttaatttagttAGGATAATTAGATAAGTACGCATTAATAGAGTTAATTAAGGGTAAAGTTGACGGAAATCTAACGGAGTTGAcagaaaatgctcattaagggtaTATAGTGTATTTGTTAAAACATggagggcatttggtgaatttctgaaagtcgaggggcatttggtgaatttcgcaaaaactcaagggtatttcatgaaaaatccgtaatttATAAGTATTAATATTTATTGATATGTGATTATTTATTTCTATGTTTTTATTATGAATGtcttttaattaagtttttctttttttaatataCAAGGGTGTCTTTTAAGTTTTCACAATTTTAATATAAGTATTAATAATATTGAATAACATTTAATTCATGTGGcaatgaaaaaaaaaggaaaaaagtttAAGAGGATGGAGAAGTGGACACATGTCACACATGTGGCTAGGTTTGGGTTTTTAAATATTACGTATAGATGTTCGGTTTTCCATTATTTGATACGTGATGCTAATTATACATAAAACCAACCCCTGTCACACTTTTAACTCTCTAAGGCTCTAACCAATCATACTTACATAACACATAAATTTTGCCAGTTTAAGTTCACCTTCTTTTTGACGGCAATTAAGCTTTAAGTACATGCAATTAAACGGGAACCACGAGTAGCTTAAAAACGAACAAATGGTATATGGAGGATGAAGTAGCAAATGATCCCAGTTCATCACGATTCACAACATAGATAAAGCCATGTAGAAACATTATCCCTAAACCACACTATAGAGTATAGACCGTCTGACAAGGTAACACTAGACAACTCCACATTACCAAGAACAACAAAACTGCAGTGCAATGTTTACCAATTTTAAAGCAAGGAGTCTTATTGTTCTACGTAAATCATCCCACAAGTTattaactaatttttttttctaagacaacaaaaaaaaaaaaaaaaaaaaaaaaaccaacaaactaaaaatcaaaactgaaaagAGAAAAGTTCTCAACGGCAAGCACGAACTGCCAAGTCTTGGGCTCGAGAAATTCTGGCATGAGAAACCTTTCGCATTTCTATGATGTCCAGATCAAGCATAAGCCTCCTCCCCATCATGAACAATATAACAACAAGAAGAACAAACATGCGGTATTGAACATTGAGAACCCCAACTCTCTATTAAAGCTGACAAATTAATGTTGGGTTTAACTCCAAGGAAGGAATTGTGAAGTCCTGCATTCTTGAACCGTACTGGAATTAAAGTACCCGACCAAGCAAAAACGACTCTATTGTACGTAATACATTTTGTACTAATAAACGTATAAACAAATTCCTTGTTTTGCAAATTGCGATACATGTTCCTGAACAGAGTAATAGAATGTATGATTCAGTAACTCTACACGGAACAGATAGCACATTACATGCACCAAAACTATGCTAAAATCGTCTATAAACCCTTTGAGCAGTAAGTATTGCACATTATACACGAAGGGTatgcttggattgagggtaatgtattaaaggggtaataaaagtcaaactaaggtaattgaaggtgatgatgaggggatgaagtggtgtcaaagggaacaagctagtgttggcaagaagaaaataaaagggaaagggtaacaaataccctcattatagggggaatagttacccaccatcccactagggtgattatCACCCTCATTTGAGGGGTAACTACTTCcccccttcctcccttctcctcacaacaccaccactaccacaacttctcatcacaataccaccGCACCACCCTCGTTAcaaccacctcaattcaccttcattgtccttttattatggtggtttgacttttattaccccataATGAATTACACCCAATCCAAGTGTGTCCGAAATGTAATAAACGAATTAGCAGTACAAAAACAATGACTGAATGAGAGGCTGTAGTCTCTCTAGTTACTCGTGAATGCGCTACCACTGTTTCAATATCTAACAAGTTAGACAAATGGCAAATAGCCATATTCAGGCTCATCATCTACAAATCTACAATGGCATTTCTTCAATGCTGAGTTCCAAAGTCTAAACAAAATACCTATCCCCACCTACATTTTACAATATCAATAGCTACCAGCCAGAATATCTGGCGAGCGTATACTCAGGACACCAGAGGAGAAAAATGGGACaagatatttttttaaaaaaaaaaaaaaaaaactacaggGAAGATATTTTACCGAGCTCAAGCGATCAAGGTCGTCATTATATCTAATTATATACAAGCCTCCGACCCGTGCTCGTGGCGGCGGTGAACATATGTTAGTTGATGAAGCAGACTTCACATGAGCAGCCATATTGGGCACGATAGAATCTAGAAGAGTAGCTTGCCTAAATCCTCAGCCCCATCTGACCCCTGAAATAAAGGGCAGAGGGCAGCAACAAGAAAGACAATTACCTTCTCAACACACCCGTATAAATCATATAGATTTACATTTACTTCTCTGAAAGGTCTGATCATTCTGAGACCAAATAAATTACACGGTTAAATAAGATAGATCAGCTATCGTCATCCACAGGACCAATGTATGTGAGATCAGTCCGTCTCACTCTGACAGCCCCTTTCAACCAACTGGATGCTTTAAGGATAGCATGATCACCACCACCCATAACTGCAGTGTTACTTGAAGATGGGCCTGAACCTGCCCCATCTTCTAAAAGCATCCATGGATCAACTTCCAATTCGTTATCGGGCTGCAAGGCCACTGATTTCGATTTCCCCAGCATGGCAGCAGACGTAGATGTGCGCACAGATGACACTTGATTCTTTGGCAATGAGCCTGCTTGGTTAGATGGAAGGACACTTGGTTGAAGTGAAGCAAGAACAGCAGATGAAAGAGGCGGTGGTTGACAAGAAATAAAGGTTCGTGGTTTAGGTACAAGAATTGGCATGGCCGCCTGAATGCGCCATCGAATTGCATCTGGCAACTGCATTCGGTCCAAATCACTCTGCATTCAGCAAACAGAAAAACTGAATCATACTCGTTACAAAATGCCTCATTAATTAAATGGGACTAGCAAACTTGTCTTTCTGTCCCCTCAgtgagtgtgtgtgtgtgttggggggggggggggggggggagatcaGAAATATAACATTGAGCAATCAAAGCCACCATCTAAGCACTAATTTTCTTAACAAATCAATATCAAACAAATGCTTCAATGTTTCCTTTTAATTTACCACCTTCAAACACCTCTTGACCATATTGTAGTGGCACATTAATTGGCTCTTTACATGGACAGAATAGTCAGTTCATGTGCCTTCAAGTGGTAAGTTTCAAGAAACCAACATGAATAACAGTTGatcaagaaaaaaagaaagggagaaaatgaaaaagaaaaagctCAATTAAAAAGGGCAAAACAACCATACATATAAAACACTATAATAGAACAAAACCATGGCAATACAAGAACCGAACCTGTAAGTTCTCTAAAATCTCACGGTCAAATCCAGCAAAGTCTTTGGTGGACAAAACTGTATTCTTGGAGGAAGATTTTAATCTGAGCCAACTAGATAGCGAATTGCTTAGCAACGCATGTAATACCAGCAATAACCAATCAAATAAGTTCTTCCCCGATAAATCCAAAGAAACATCAGCACAAGTTTCCATTTGCAACTCTGACTCCTTTAATGGCGACCCTCGCCTAGGGTTGTGAGACGGGTCTATATCTTCATAGACAACCCTACTTCCAAGAAGTCGAAGTGTGACGGATGCAAGCATGGATCTTGAACTGCGACCTGACGAATCCCTGGAAAATCCAATATGACTGGTTGAGAAAACAGCAACACAGAATGATGTGCAATTCCTATAATAAAACAGGCCCAGTAACATCTTACTCAAGAAGTTCCTTCATGTCACACACGACTCAAATCCATATGAAGGATCCCAtaagtaataataacaataGATACCAGTATACCACTGTGACATTGATCTAGCTCTGTCTACCACTCTACCCTAGAAATGAAAGCACCTATTCCTCTGAAAAAAGGAGATAGAAAGTAATAATCCTTTCATTTCACTTGCCATGTGTGCTACACaactatatacttcctccattttttaataattgcaccatcttggttttagcactattcTCATATTcgtatatagttattttttgtgatttatatgcaaggaaaaatatatccatgtgggatcttgttagattcgtctcgaaatatacttccaaattatcaaatttttataaatttttcaaatgtataatgagagatattagtggttaaaaaatagtgcattggcaagcgtgaaatctcAGATGGTGCAATGAAAAAAAATGGAagtaatattttttaattaaaacagTCCATCAACTAACATCATAAAACAGTCCAAAATGTTAAAAACAAGTGCACTCTAAGGGCAGTCAATTACTCCGTAGTCTAGCTATTGGCCTGTAAAGTTGTAACTAACTTCAAATCACCAGAAAGCCATCCCACTCAACAAAAAAACATATTGGAAAAGCAATATGATAACACAGGCATGCAAGGCTTATGCAACCTTCTACCGACAGTATTTCTCAATAATTCCTGCAGCTGGATTTTATTATGTTCGTAGGAATCTAATGTTCTGCAATCTGCAGCAATCCTAACGATATTCAAGACTCCACAGACAATACAGAGATAAGTCGAAGGATTCCAAGATGTAAAGTACGCACATAAAAGTACAAACTAAAGAGCGGGAAAAGGAACAAGCACATTTACCCATCCGTACAGATAGTAGGAAGCAGTCTCACAAGGAGCTGCAAGCGCAATGACACTGATGCTCGCAGAGCTGCAGGTGAAGATGGGGTCGAATCAATTGCTACTGCTGCTGCTCGTCGGGATAATCCAGGGCTACTTCCTTTCAAGCTCTTTCTAGTACTAGCTTTATTTGTAAATCCTTCAGAACCAGAAAGAGATGACCCTGTCTGTTTACTGGTCCCAGAAGCAACCCCACTTACTTGTTGCTCAATATTATTCATCTGCTTAATCAGTTCACTAGCAAACCTACTGCGAGAATCATCAGAACTTCGATCAATGCAAGGAAGAACCAACTCAATAAGAGCTCTCTCTGTCACAAACTGTTGGTTGGGGTCTTCACGATCCGACAGCTTTGAGACACCTCTGGCAAGTCTTTTGTAGTCCTCTTCAACCACCTCACCTTCTTCAACAGACGGAGTTTCAAGTCTCCTTTTGTCTCCCCTGTTTCCGATAGAATCAGAACTGGAATTACACCAGCCCCAGGGCTTCCAGAACTGGACCTTGGTAGAAAAGCCTTTACTATCTGCAAAGTTCACAAGCCGTTGCCTTATAGATTTCCTTCCAAAAAGAACATCATGCCCTTCTAGAAACCATTTAACATGCAACAACATCGAATCCTCCAGTGACCTTCCAAAAAGGTGTACTACTTCGGATAGAAGAGGAGCAGCATCTGGCCTCACTAATAATCTTGTAAGGACAATTGGAATGAAGTTGTTCTCATTCTCCAAAGAACCGCCCTTGTCAGAATTAGGAGTGAGAGAGCGGATAGCCTCAGCTACTGACTGTGTATCACTGGAATCAAATTTACCAATAAGGGTTAGCTCACTAAGGAAAAGTCTAAGCTCAACCCACTGCCAATGAAACTTAGCAGGTTGCAAGGTATCCAAAGCACTAACAAGCCTATCTGAAATTTTTGTTTCACTTTCTCCATATTGGACCTTTGGATCATTAGTTCCAGATAATCGACTACTGTCATCCTGCAAAGAATGTGGTAATTTACAGTCAACTAATGCATTCAGAAAAAGCCTAGCACGCAGAGGGATAAAAGCCTTGGCTTTTAAATGTCTATCTGAGCCGTTCAACTCTAAAATGGATG contains these protein-coding regions:
- the LOC110789540 gene encoding rop guanine nucleotide exchange factor 4 isoform X1; protein product: MSTGDCRLRLINFCFQGSITEEIMGSSVTDESHDLGYEASSSSFDPNDQSTNSPMSTASFNYCRTSSEMSTDSCSEAASPVRWNPPRAATPPMASPSRLGMKKYMYSIDSGLDELEIIDLELEIMKERFSKLLLGEDMSGGGKGVCTAVTISNAITNLYATIFGNALKLEPMKPEKKMMWKKEMDCLLSVCDYIVEFVPEDGQDLEASELRSCTLHFIHYDRKTKISLHIKILQVMCTRPRTDIQMNLPALRKLDGMLMDILDSFEEKEFWYAEQGNATVNSSRTTSFRKVVTRKDEKWWLPIPCIPPGGLPENGRKHLKHQRDCANQIHKAAMAINSNTLNEMEVPESYIIGLPKSGKSCLGDAIYKYMYNAEYFSPDHLLDTLKINSEHEALDLADRVEASMYTWKRKSGITHSRSWNVMKDYKSSEPDRNDKNHVLAERAESLLFFLKHRFPGLSQTTLDTCKIQYNRDVGQAILESYSRVLEGFAFNVAAWVDDVLSADRLMKNQEQ
- the LOC110789540 gene encoding rop guanine nucleotide exchange factor 4 isoform X3 — protein: MSTGDCRLRLINFCFQGSITEEIMGSSVTDESHDLGYEASSSSFDPNDQSTNSPMSTASFNYCRTSSEMSTDSCSEAASPVRWNPPRAATPPMASPSRLGMKKYMYSIDSGLDELEIIDLELEIMKERFSKLLLGEDMSGGGKGVCTAVTISNAITNLYATIFGNALKLEPMKPEKKMMWKKEMDCLLSVCDYIVEFVPEDGQDLEVMCTRPRTDIQMNLPALRKLDGMLMDILDSFEEKEFWYAEQGNATVNSSRTTSFRKVVTRKDEKWWLPIPCIPPGGLPENGRKHLKHQRDCANQIHKAAMAINSNTLNEMEVPESYIIGLPKSGKSCLGDAIYKYMYNAEYFSPDHLLDTLKINSEHEALDLADRVEASMYTWKRKSGITHSRSWNVMKDYKSSEPDRNDKNHVLAERAESLLFFLKHRFPGLSQTTLDTCKIQYNRDVGQAILESYSRVLEGFAFNVAAWVDDVLSADRLMKNQEQ
- the LOC110789540 gene encoding rop guanine nucleotide exchange factor 4 isoform X2; translation: MGSSVTDESHDLGYEASSSSFDPNDQSTNSPMSTASFNYCRTSSEMSTDSCSEAASPVRWNPPRAATPPMASPSRLGMKKYMYSIDSGLDELEIIDLELEIMKERFSKLLLGEDMSGGGKGVCTAVTISNAITNLYATIFGNALKLEPMKPEKKMMWKKEMDCLLSVCDYIVEFVPEDGQDLEASELRSCTLHFIHYDRKTKISLHIKILQVMCTRPRTDIQMNLPALRKLDGMLMDILDSFEEKEFWYAEQGNATVNSSRTTSFRKVVTRKDEKWWLPIPCIPPGGLPENGRKHLKHQRDCANQIHKAAMAINSNTLNEMEVPESYIIGLPKSGKSCLGDAIYKYMYNAEYFSPDHLLDTLKINSEHEALDLADRVEASMYTWKRKSGITHSRSWNVMKDYKSSEPDRNDKNHVLAERAESLLFFLKHRFPGLSQTTLDTCKIQYNRDVGQAILESYSRVLEGFAFNVAAWVDDVLSADRLMKNQEQ